The nucleotide sequence GCGTGTACCCTGGACGCCGTAGAGATCATGGAGGCCGTGCCCGGGGTGGGCGCCGGCGAGGTTTGGGGGTTCCGGCAGTTTGCGGCGTTTCGGCATCGGGAGGCGATCCCGTCCATCTTGGACCGCGTCATTGAAACGTTAAAATCCAGGCTTGTTGCTCCTCGAAAGGGTGTTGGATCGGGTTTCATGCTCCCCCGCGGATAAATTGGACGAGGGTGGCCAAGTGATCCCATCGGCGTTCGCGATGGGCGCCGATGTACAGGCTGCCGGCGAACTGCCGGGTGCGGGGACGGTTGTTCAAGATGCAGAGCGCCTCCATGGTGTCCCCGGTGACAGCTTCGAGGACGGCCCTGCGGTGTCCGTTGACCCGGTGGGCGGAAGCCAGCCGGGCGAGAGGGCAGCGCGCCAGGACCTCCACCCGCATGCCCAGGCGGGCGGCGTGGGCGAGGAGGGTGGGCGGTTTCGCCACATCGGACAATGGGACGGCCCGAAGGAGCCGAGCGGATAGGGCCACGGGCCCGAGACTGGGATGAACGCCTTCCAAGCGATTGCCGAAAGGCAGGGATTTCTTAAGCTTATTCCACAAATGGTTCAGCGCCGGGTCCGGAAACTGGTCCACCCCCAGATCCCACAGCGCGAGGTCGACGTCAAAGTGTTCCACCTTTCGGATGAACGGCCGGAGTTCGTGACGGACGTCGCCGATCCAATCTCCGTCGTACCACAATGCGTGCGGCACTTCCCGGGCCAATGCCACTGCTGCCCCCACAGCCCGGGGAATATCAATCCCCAAGGGGTGCGGCCACACGAGAACTTCCACCCGCGGATCACCGAAAGATCGAACCCGCCATTCAGTACCGTCTCGACAACCGTTGGCGATGACGATCACCGGGTCTGCGCCGGAGGCGCGGAGGATGCGGAGGGCTCGAACGATTCGCCCCGCCTCGTTGTAGGCCGGCACGATTGACAACACACGTGGGTACCTCCCTTCCCTTTCTTATATGCCGATGGCCATGTCCCGAGTATCCGACACTTGCTGATCCGCTTTGGCATAGAATACGACAGGCCGCGGCGACGGTGTGAGGAGGTGCCGCGAAGAGCCGAGGGCCGGAATGGATGCGCCAAGCTAAGCGAGGGGAGGGGCGGCCTTGTGGAAGCCGGGTGACGTGGTGGCGCGGCAGTCTTACGGGAAAGACCTGTGTTTTGTGATCGTGGAAGTGGACGAAGAAGCTCGGGTCGCCGTGCTCAAAGGGGTGGACGTGCGACTGATCGCCGATGCCCCCTTCGATGACTTGGTGGCGGTGAGTGAAGAGGAGCTCAGGACCTATCTGTCTGATGAATCCCGGGCGGAAAAGGAGTCGCTTCAATTGGTGCGGCGACGCCGGGAGGTAGAGGCGGATAAACTGCGTATGCGGGCGGAGATGAAATTTCGCCAGACTCACGATTTTTTTGAGCGCCCCGGCCGGGTTCTACACTTGGATGGAGACGGCGCTTATCTGAACAAATGTCTCCAGGCCTATCGGGATCTCGGCATCCCGGCCGAGGGGCGCCATATGCCGGAATCCCGCATGGCAGATGCGCTCCCGGAGTTATTGGATCAATTTCAGCCGGACATTCTCATTCTCACTGGTCA is from Kyrpidia tusciae DSM 2912 and encodes:
- a CDS encoding glycosyltransferase family 2 protein, whose translation is MLSIVPAYNEAGRIVRALRILRASGADPVIVIANGCRDGTEWRVRSFGDPRVEVLVWPHPLGIDIPRAVGAAVALAREVPHALWYDGDWIGDVRHELRPFIRKVEHFDVDLALWDLGVDQFPDPALNHLWNKLKKSLPFGNRLEGVHPSLGPVALSARLLRAVPLSDVAKPPTLLAHAARLGMRVEVLARCPLARLASAHRVNGHRRAVLEAVTGDTMEALCILNNRPRTRQFAGSLYIGAHRERRWDHLATLVQFIRGGA
- the yabG gene encoding sporulation peptidase YabG — translated: MWKPGDVVARQSYGKDLCFVIVEVDEEARVAVLKGVDVRLIADAPFDDLVAVSEEELRTYLSDESRAEKESLQLVRRRREVEADKLRMRAEMKFRQTHDFFERPGRVLHLDGDGAYLNKCLQAYRDLGIPAEGRHMPESRMADALPELLDQFQPDILILTGHDGLLRKGQDLMNIFNYRNSEHFIRAVRVARRWERSLDDLIIFAGACQSHYEGLLEAGANFASSPHRILIHALDPVLIAEKIAYTPINQTVNIFDVVRSTITGTDGLGGIESRGKYRIGLPRSPY